From the Arcobacter arenosus genome, one window contains:
- the glyS gene encoding glycine--tRNA ligase subunit beta translates to MNKPLLIEIGVEELPAIPFLKELPNIEKKWANILENNRLLCDFDFFYTPRRLVLWHREFQVKQEDSVEEMFGAPVKIAFKDGEPTGAALGFAKKCGVDVSKLDRIDQGRGEVLYFKKEVEGTDSKDLLNGMINEFISSLNFGKSMRWASRTDSFIRPIRSLCVMLGEEIVDANLYGVKSSNYSFAHRMVSYEPFTFEFAGDYFCKLDKNGVVLYPDERRKTILEQMKKIEEENGIKIEIDTELLEEVVAITEYPTALLGKFDEEFLELPEEVIVTSMKEHQRYFAVYKDGELTNNFIVVSNSKTEDFTQIIAGNEKVLRPRLADGMFFWKNDIKNGLSNEGLKKLVFVEGLGSMYEKVQRETKIASLLADTFKVEEKELLEKAVYLAKADLMSEMVYEFTELQGLMGYYYAKIAGEDEKVYTAIKEQYLPDGEDSELPSSKFSSIVALSYKLDNLLGLFSVGKIPSGSKDPFGLRRAAAGIVKTAIEHKLPVDLGKIIDALSSEYKGLDKTQLIEFFNERLFKIFDVNPSVIKAVLGSGETDVYEISKKLCALNPIVLSDNFKEYTTTFKRVANIIKDLDITSELSIDESLLEDDAEKQLVSKFNEVISKEYSNYEEELDALFGLKPQLDNFFDNVFVNHENQAIKTNRKNTIGKVYQAFKKIADIQEITI, encoded by the coding sequence ATGAATAAACCATTATTAATTGAGATTGGTGTTGAAGAATTACCAGCAATCCCATTCTTAAAAGAATTACCTAATATTGAAAAAAAATGGGCAAACATACTTGAAAACAATAGATTACTATGTGATTTTGATTTCTTTTACACACCAAGAAGATTAGTGTTATGGCATAGAGAATTCCAAGTAAAACAAGAAGATTCAGTTGAAGAGATGTTTGGAGCACCAGTTAAGATTGCTTTTAAAGATGGAGAACCTACAGGAGCAGCTTTAGGTTTTGCAAAAAAATGTGGTGTAGATGTTTCAAAGCTAGATAGAATTGACCAAGGAAGAGGGGAAGTATTATATTTCAAAAAAGAAGTAGAAGGAACTGATTCTAAAGATTTATTAAATGGTATGATTAATGAGTTTATCTCTTCTTTAAATTTTGGTAAATCAATGAGATGGGCAAGTAGAACGGATAGTTTTATTAGACCTATTAGATCTTTATGTGTTATGTTAGGTGAAGAGATTGTTGATGCAAATCTTTATGGTGTTAAATCTTCAAATTATTCATTTGCCCATAGAATGGTTTCTTATGAACCATTTACTTTTGAATTTGCAGGTGATTATTTCTGTAAATTAGATAAAAATGGTGTAGTTTTATATCCAGATGAAAGAAGAAAAACTATACTTGAACAAATGAAAAAGATTGAAGAAGAAAATGGTATCAAGATTGAAATTGACACAGAATTACTTGAGGAAGTTGTTGCAATTACAGAATATCCAACTGCTTTATTAGGTAAATTTGATGAAGAGTTTTTAGAATTACCTGAAGAGGTTATTGTAACTTCAATGAAAGAACACCAAAGATATTTTGCAGTTTATAAAGATGGTGAATTAACAAACAATTTTATTGTTGTATCTAATTCTAAAACTGAAGATTTTACTCAAATTATTGCTGGTAATGAAAAAGTATTAAGACCTAGACTTGCAGATGGAATGTTCTTCTGGAAAAATGACATAAAAAATGGTTTATCAAATGAGGGCTTAAAAAAACTTGTTTTTGTTGAAGGTTTAGGTTCAATGTATGAAAAGGTTCAAAGGGAGACTAAAATAGCTTCTTTATTAGCTGATACATTTAAAGTAGAAGAAAAAGAGCTTTTAGAAAAAGCTGTATACCTTGCAAAAGCAGACTTAATGTCTGAAATGGTTTATGAGTTTACGGAACTTCAAGGACTTATGGGATATTACTATGCAAAAATTGCTGGTGAAGATGAAAAAGTTTATACAGCAATTAAAGAGCAATATTTACCTGATGGTGAAGATTCAGAATTACCATCTTCTAAATTCTCTTCAATAGTTGCTTTATCTTATAAATTAGATAATCTTTTAGGATTATTTTCTGTTGGAAAAATTCCTAGTGGTTCAAAGGATCCATTTGGTTTAAGAAGAGCTGCTGCAGGTATTGTAAAAACAGCTATAGAACACAAACTTCCAGTTGATTTAGGAAAAATTATTGATGCGTTAAGTTCTGAGTATAAAGGTTTAGATAAAACTCAGTTAATTGAATTTTTTAATGAAAGATTATTTAAAATATTTGATGTTAATCCTTCTGTTATTAAAGCAGTTCTTGGAAGTGGAGAAACAGATGTTTATGAGATTTCTAAAAAATTATGTGCTTTAAATCCAATTGTTTTAAGTGATAACTTTAAAGAGTATACAACAACATTTAAAAGGGTTGCAAACATTATAAAAGATTTAGATATTACATCAGAATTGAGTATTGATGAGAGTTTACTTGAAGATGATGCTGAAAAACAATTAGTATCTAAATTTAATGAAGTTATTTCAAAAGAATACTCAAATTATGAAGAAGAGTTAGATGCTTTATTTGGTTTAAAACCGCAACTTGATAATTTCTTTGATAATGTATTTGTTAATCATGAAAATCAAGCAATAAAAACAAACAGAAAAAACACTATTGGAAAAGTTTATCAAGCATTCAAGAAAATTGCTGATATCCAAGAGATCACTATCTAA
- the pckA gene encoding phosphoenolpyruvate carboxykinase (ATP) produces the protein MSEIKNTLGLENVGTVYRNLDVDTLIQHAVENEGAKVSSTGALMIDTGIFTGRSPRDKFFVNQDPSNKYIAWGDINFKVTKAVYEDLEVVSKKQLSNKDLYVTDVYCGSSLDSRKSVRFITEVAWQAHFVQNMFIVPPKEDLENFEPDFTVYNSCKTVDMAYASHGLNSEVFVVFNVEENTALIGGTWYAGEMKKGVFSMMNYWLPLEGKLPMHCSANVGKDGDTALFFGLSGTGKTTLSTDPNRALIGDDEHGWDDNGVFNFEGGCYAKVINLDEKSEPEIFGAIRKGAILENVVADENGVVDYTDGSKTENTRVSYPIDHIENHKKDMRGDHPKNIIFLCADAFGVLPPVAKLDKRQAMYYFLSGYTAKVAGTERGITEPVATFSSCFGEAFLPLNPTVYAELLGDKIDEHGVNVYLVNTGWTGGPYGIGSRMSIKNTRACINGILDGSIENSDFETLPIFNLKIPKTLDGVETKVLNPRNTWEDKESYDETALKLAGMYIENYSKKYLTLENDYDFTSAGPNLNI, from the coding sequence ATGTCTGAAATCAAAAATACACTTGGACTAGAGAACGTTGGAACAGTGTATAGAAATCTTGATGTTGATACTTTAATTCAACATGCTGTAGAAAATGAAGGGGCTAAGGTCTCTTCAACTGGTGCTTTAATGATTGATACGGGAATATTTACAGGAAGAAGTCCAAGGGATAAATTTTTTGTAAACCAAGATCCATCAAATAAATATATAGCTTGGGGTGATATTAATTTTAAAGTAACAAAAGCAGTATATGAAGATTTAGAAGTAGTTTCTAAAAAACAATTAAGTAATAAAGATTTATATGTAACTGATGTTTACTGTGGTTCTTCTTTAGATAGTAGAAAATCTGTAAGATTTATTACAGAAGTAGCTTGGCAAGCTCATTTTGTTCAAAATATGTTTATCGTGCCTCCAAAAGAGGATTTAGAAAATTTTGAACCAGATTTTACAGTTTATAACTCTTGTAAAACTGTTGATATGGCTTATGCTTCACATGGTTTAAATTCAGAAGTTTTTGTTGTATTCAATGTTGAAGAAAACACTGCACTTATTGGTGGTACTTGGTATGCTGGTGAGATGAAAAAAGGTGTATTCTCAATGATGAATTACTGGTTGCCATTAGAGGGTAAACTTCCAATGCACTGTTCAGCAAATGTTGGTAAAGATGGTGACACTGCTTTATTCTTTGGACTTTCAGGTACTGGTAAAACAACTTTATCTACAGATCCAAATAGAGCATTAATTGGTGATGATGAGCATGGTTGGGATGATAATGGTGTATTTAACTTCGAAGGTGGTTGCTATGCAAAAGTTATCAATCTTGATGAAAAATCAGAACCTGAAATTTTTGGTGCTATTAGAAAAGGTGCAATTTTAGAAAATGTTGTAGCTGATGAAAATGGTGTAGTAGATTATACAGATGGAAGTAAAACTGAAAATACTAGAGTTTCATATCCAATTGACCATATTGAAAATCATAAAAAAGATATGAGAGGTGACCATCCTAAAAATATCATTTTCTTATGTGCTGATGCATTTGGTGTTTTACCTCCAGTTGCAAAATTAGATAAAAGGCAAGCAATGTATTATTTCTTAAGTGGATATACTGCAAAAGTTGCAGGAACTGAAAGAGGTATTACTGAGCCAGTAGCTACATTCTCATCTTGTTTTGGTGAAGCGTTCTTACCACTAAACCCTACTGTTTATGCCGAACTATTAGGTGATAAAATTGATGAGCATGGAGTAAATGTATATTTAGTTAATACAGGATGGACTGGTGGTCCATATGGTATTGGTTCTAGAATGAGTATTAAAAATACTAGAGCTTGTATTAATGGTATATTAGATGGTTCAATTGAAAATTCAGACTTTGAAACATTACCTATTTTTAATCTTAAAATTCCAAAAACTCTTGATGGTGTTGAAACTAAAGTATTAAACCCTAGAAATACTTGGGAAGATAAAGAATCTTACGATGAAACTGCATTAAAACTTGCAGGGATGTATATCGAAAATTATTCTAAAAAGTATTTAACTTTAGAAAATGATTATGATTTTACTTCTGCGGGACCTAATCTTAACATTTAA
- a CDS encoding bifunctional 3,4-dihydroxy-2-butanone 4-phosphate synthase/GTP cyclohydrolase II, with protein MDAIQRVKEAIEEIQKGNMVIMLDDEDRENEGDLVYAAPLSSPEKVNFMASYAKGLICVSVTKETAIRLELNPMVNSNTSSYETAFTVSVDAANAATGISAGERDDTIKILANPISNATELVRPGHIFPLIAKDGGVLVRTGHTEGSVDLCKLAGLNGEAVICEIMKEDGTMARRDDLDIFAEKHNLKQIYISDLVEYRLSHETLVENISSEEIKFFNTDVIKKDFKDHLGQVHTVIQFGELTDITHVKFHTVIPDIKLFLNDEKLHSMLKTINFLQAKGGLLIFLNDDIANKESQKDYGIGAQILNSLNVKKIKLMTSGGKHSFVGLNGFGLEIKEEIQIEC; from the coding sequence ATGGATGCAATACAAAGAGTAAAAGAAGCAATAGAAGAGATTCAAAAAGGTAACATGGTTATCATGTTAGATGATGAAGATAGAGAAAATGAGGGTGATTTAGTATATGCTGCACCATTAAGTAGTCCTGAAAAAGTTAATTTTATGGCAAGCTATGCAAAAGGTCTTATTTGTGTATCTGTAACTAAAGAAACAGCAATTAGATTAGAATTAAATCCAATGGTTAATTCAAATACTTCCTCTTATGAAACAGCTTTTACTGTTTCAGTTGATGCAGCTAATGCAGCTACAGGAATTAGTGCAGGGGAGAGGGATGATACTATTAAAATTTTAGCTAATCCAATCTCTAATGCAACAGAATTAGTAAGACCAGGTCATATCTTTCCTTTAATCGCAAAAGATGGTGGGGTTTTAGTAAGAACAGGACATACAGAAGGTAGTGTTGACTTATGTAAACTAGCAGGATTAAATGGAGAAGCAGTTATTTGTGAAATTATGAAAGAAGATGGAACAATGGCTAGACGTGATGATTTAGACATCTTTGCCGAAAAACATAATTTAAAACAAATATATATTTCTGATTTAGTTGAGTATAGATTATCACATGAAACTTTAGTTGAGAACATTTCAAGTGAAGAGATTAAATTTTTTAACACAGATGTAATTAAAAAAGATTTTAAAGATCATTTAGGACAAGTACATACAGTGATCCAATTTGGTGAATTAACTGATATTACTCATGTAAAGTTTCATACTGTAATTCCAGATATAAAACTTTTTTTAAATGATGAAAAACTTCATTCAATGTTAAAAACAATAAACTTTTTACAAGCAAAAGGTGGATTATTGATATTTTTAAATGATGATATTGCCAATAAAGAATCACAAAAAGATTATGGAATTGGTGCGCAGATTTTAAATAGTTTAAATGTGAAGAAGATTAAATTAATGACAAGTGGTGGAAAACATTCTTTTGTTGGTTTAAATGGATTCGGATTAGAAATCAAAGAAGAGATACAAATAGAGTGTTAA
- a CDS encoding sodium ion-translocating decarboxylase subunit beta: protein MNKKFMALMLLFFISIFSSPLFASGATHDVVAKSGTEEVQHEYKPKSISELAASFYETTGIKAIIDPQDDVMTSEPNPADARPMTHFEQSWGRIIMFAIVIVLFYLAIAKGFEPLLLLPIAFGGLLANIPLANMGGAHGMLGIIYNMGIANEFFPLLIFMGVGAMTDFSPLLANPKAAILGGAAQFGIFGSLVGAVALGFDLQSASAISIIGGADGPTSIFIANRLAPEMLGAIAVAAYSYMALVPVIQPPIMKALTTEAERKIKMPKLRKVHKLENLFLPILILFLAILFLPESTPLIGAFAFGNFLKQSGVVERLSDTMQNSLINIVTIFLGLGVGSKLAADKFLVLETLGIMVIGLIAFAAGTAAGVIMAKIMNKFSSEESKVNPLIGAAGVSAVPMAARVVSKVGQEYDKSNVLLMHAMGPNVAGVIGSAVAAGVLLSIFK, encoded by the coding sequence ATGAATAAAAAATTTATGGCATTAATGCTTTTATTCTTTATTTCTATTTTTAGTTCACCACTATTCGCTAGTGGTGCTACACATGATGTAGTTGCTAAAAGTGGAACAGAAGAAGTACAGCATGAATACAAGCCAAAATCAATTTCAGAACTAGCAGCATCTTTTTACGAAACTACAGGAATCAAAGCTATTATTGATCCTCAAGATGATGTTATGACTTCTGAACCTAATCCAGCAGATGCAAGACCAATGACTCATTTTGAACAATCTTGGGGTAGAATTATTATGTTTGCAATTGTAATTGTACTTTTTTATCTTGCAATTGCTAAAGGTTTTGAACCTTTACTATTATTACCAATTGCTTTTGGTGGACTTTTAGCAAATATTCCTCTAGCAAATATGGGCGGTGCTCATGGTATGTTAGGTATTATCTATAACATGGGTATAGCAAATGAGTTTTTCCCCTTACTGATTTTTATGGGTGTAGGAGCTATGACTGACTTCTCTCCTTTATTAGCAAATCCTAAAGCTGCTATTTTAGGTGGAGCTGCTCAATTTGGTATCTTTGGTTCTTTAGTTGGTGCTGTTGCACTAGGTTTTGACTTACAATCTGCTTCTGCCATCTCAATTATTGGTGGAGCTGATGGACCAACATCTATTTTTATTGCAAATAGATTAGCTCCGGAAATGCTTGGTGCTATTGCCGTTGCTGCATATTCATATATGGCACTTGTACCTGTAATTCAACCACCAATTATGAAAGCTTTAACAACTGAGGCAGAAAGAAAGATTAAAATGCCAAAATTAAGAAAAGTACATAAATTAGAAAATTTATTTTTACCAATTTTAATTTTATTTTTAGCAATTTTATTCTTACCAGAGTCAACTCCTCTAATTGGAGCATTCGCATTTGGAAATTTCTTAAAACAATCAGGAGTTGTTGAGAGATTAAGTGATACAATGCAAAATTCATTAATAAATATTGTAACAATCTTCTTAGGACTTGGAGTGGGTTCTAAATTAGCAGCTGATAAATTCTTAGTTTTAGAAACTTTAGGGATTATGGTTATTGGTTTAATTGCATTTGCAGCAGGTACTGCAGCTGGTGTTATTATGGCTAAGATTATGAACAAATTTAGTTCTGAAGAAAGTAAAGTAAATCCATTAATTGGAGCTGCTGGAGTTTCTGCAGTACCAATGGCGGCAAGAGTAGTAAGTAAAGTTGGTCAAGAATATGATAAATCAAATGTATTATTAATGCATGCGATGGGGCCAAATGTTGCCGGTGTAATTGGTTCTGCTGTTGCAGCTGGTGTACTTTTATCAATATTTAAATAA